One window from the genome of Pedobacter schmidteae encodes:
- the gcvP gene encoding aminomethyl-transferring glycine dehydrogenase, giving the protein MSLDIHYKENFKDRHIAPNTQDTNAMLQTIGVDSVDELIEQTVPQSIRLKQPLNLPQAKSEVDYLAALKQTASLNKVFKSYIGQGYYDTITPGVILRNVMENPGWYTQYTPYQAEIAQGRLQALLNFQTMVIDLTGMEIANASLLDEGTAAAEAMFMQYSLRKNQQATKFFVSELLFPQTIDILKTRANPYGIELVIGDHESFELNQEFFGAIIQYPAGNGEVFDYTAFAQKAHDKNVKVTVVADLLSLTLLTPPGEWGADVVVGTSQRFGVPMGFGGPHAAYFATKDEYKRAIPGRIIGVTIDSNNNYALRMALQTREQHIRRDKATSNICTAQALLAIMAGFYAVYHGPKGLKLIAERTHGLAVTLAKSLEKIGYKQLNKVYFDTIQLDLGDLADSIHRECLDNELNLHYNGSIVTIALDETTSLEDIKLLTKIFAKVKAIAADAVEIEDQNVQTVIPAVLQRTSAYLSHPIFNAHHSEHEMLRYIKSLETKDLSLCHSMIALGSCTMKLNATTEMIPVTWPEFGKIHPFAPADQVLGYYTVFNELDRWLSEITGFAAMSLQPNAGAQGEYAGLMVIRAYHNDRGDAHRNIALIPSSAHGTNPASAAMAGMKIVIVKSLENGNIDVEDLKAKAEEHAANLSCLMVTYPSTHGVFEESIVDICNIIHQNGGQVYMDGANMNAQVGLTSPGNIGADVCHLNLHKTFCIPHGGGGPGMGPIGVAKHLVPYLPGHAVVNINNEKSIHAVSSAPWGSASILIISHAYIAMMGTEGLTNATRYAILNANYMKARLETHYPVLYSGANGRCAHEMILDCRGFKNYGIEVVDIAKRLMDYGFHAPTVSFPVAGTLMIEPTESEPKHELDRFCDALIAIRKEVAAVESGSLDKTDNPLKNAPHTASVVTGDDWNHAYSRQTAAFPLPYVAAYKFWPSVGRVNDSFGDRSLVCACPPIESYEEHFA; this is encoded by the coding sequence ATGAGCTTAGATATTCATTACAAAGAGAACTTTAAAGACCGCCACATTGCACCCAACACACAGGATACCAATGCAATGCTGCAAACCATCGGAGTAGATTCGGTTGACGAATTAATCGAACAAACTGTTCCGCAATCTATCCGGTTAAAACAGCCCTTAAATTTACCTCAGGCTAAATCTGAAGTGGATTACCTTGCGGCATTAAAACAAACGGCTTCCTTAAATAAAGTTTTCAAATCATATATTGGCCAGGGTTATTATGACACCATTACTCCAGGCGTAATATTGCGCAACGTAATGGAAAATCCGGGATGGTATACACAGTATACGCCATACCAGGCCGAAATTGCTCAAGGCCGCCTACAGGCCCTTTTAAATTTCCAGACCATGGTAATTGACCTTACCGGTATGGAAATAGCCAATGCATCCCTTCTTGACGAGGGCACCGCTGCAGCTGAGGCCATGTTTATGCAATATAGCTTGCGCAAAAACCAGCAAGCCACTAAATTCTTTGTCTCTGAATTACTATTTCCGCAAACCATTGATATTTTAAAAACCCGCGCCAATCCATATGGCATTGAACTGGTTATCGGCGATCACGAGTCTTTTGAGCTTAATCAGGAGTTCTTTGGCGCCATCATTCAATATCCTGCGGGCAATGGTGAAGTGTTTGACTATACCGCTTTTGCTCAGAAGGCACACGATAAAAATGTAAAGGTTACCGTTGTGGCCGACCTGCTTAGTCTTACCTTATTAACTCCTCCGGGAGAATGGGGTGCTGATGTTGTGGTAGGTACTTCTCAACGTTTTGGTGTACCGATGGGCTTCGGAGGTCCGCACGCTGCATATTTTGCTACAAAAGACGAATATAAACGTGCTATTCCTGGTCGGATCATTGGCGTAACCATTGATAGCAATAACAATTACGCTTTGCGTATGGCTTTACAAACCAGAGAGCAACACATTCGCAGGGATAAAGCCACTTCCAACATCTGTACAGCACAGGCTCTATTGGCTATAATGGCTGGTTTCTATGCCGTTTACCACGGACCAAAAGGCTTAAAATTGATTGCCGAGCGTACACATGGGCTGGCTGTTACATTAGCAAAGTCATTAGAAAAAATAGGCTACAAACAATTAAACAAAGTTTACTTTGACACCATACAGTTAGATCTGGGTGACCTGGCAGATTCGATTCACAGGGAATGTCTGGATAATGAACTGAACCTGCATTACAATGGCAGTATCGTTACCATCGCACTGGATGAAACAACGTCACTGGAAGATATTAAACTGCTGACAAAAATATTTGCAAAAGTAAAAGCAATTGCTGCTGATGCTGTGGAAATTGAAGATCAAAATGTGCAGACTGTAATTCCAGCAGTTTTACAACGAACTTCAGCCTATTTAAGTCATCCTATATTTAACGCTCACCACTCTGAACACGAGATGTTGCGTTACATCAAATCACTGGAAACAAAAGACCTTTCACTTTGTCATTCGATGATTGCATTGGGTTCATGTACTATGAAACTGAATGCAACCACAGAAATGATTCCGGTAACCTGGCCTGAATTCGGTAAAATTCACCCATTTGCACCTGCTGATCAGGTTTTAGGTTATTATACTGTTTTTAATGAGCTGGACAGATGGTTAAGTGAAATCACTGGTTTTGCAGCGATGAGCTTACAACCTAATGCGGGTGCTCAAGGTGAGTACGCTGGCTTAATGGTGATCAGGGCATACCATAATGATCGCGGCGATGCACATCGTAACATCGCTTTGATACCTTCATCTGCACATGGAACCAACCCAGCCTCTGCTGCCATGGCTGGGATGAAGATTGTAATCGTAAAATCACTGGAAAACGGAAACATTGATGTGGAAGATTTAAAAGCAAAAGCTGAAGAGCATGCGGCTAATCTTTCCTGCTTAATGGTTACTTACCCTTCAACCCACGGTGTTTTTGAAGAAAGCATTGTTGACATCTGTAACATCATTCACCAAAATGGTGGTCAGGTGTATATGGATGGCGCAAACATGAATGCACAGGTTGGCCTAACCAGCCCGGGTAATATCGGTGCTGATGTTTGCCACCTGAACTTACATAAAACTTTTTGTATTCCTCACGGTGGTGGTGGCCCTGGTATGGGACCAATTGGTGTGGCCAAACACCTGGTGCCTTACTTGCCAGGTCATGCTGTGGTAAATATCAATAACGAGAAATCTATCCATGCCGTATCATCTGCTCCTTGGGGCTCAGCTTCAATCTTAATCATTTCTCATGCTTACATTGCCATGATGGGAACAGAAGGTTTAACCAATGCCACAAGATACGCAATACTAAACGCCAATTATATGAAGGCACGTTTAGAAACCCACTACCCGGTTTTATATTCGGGTGCAAACGGGCGTTGTGCACATGAAATGATCCTGGATTGCAGAGGCTTCAAAAACTACGGAATTGAGGTTGTTGACATTGCAAAACGTTTAATGGATTACGGTTTCCACGCGCCAACGGTTTCTTTCCCTGTTGCAGGTACCTTAATGATAGAGCCTACTGAAAGCGAGCCAAAACACGAACTTGATCGTTTCTGTGATGCCTTAATTGCCATCAGGAAAGAGGTAGCGGCTGTGGAGAGTGGATCCCTTGACAAAACGGATAATCCATTAAAAAATGCACCTCATACTGCTTCGGTAGTCACTGGTGATGACTGGAACCATGCCTACAGCAGACAAACAGCAGCATTCCCATTGCCATATGTAGCGGCCTATAAATTCTGGCCTTCCGTAGGTAGGGTTAACGATTCGTTTGGCGACAGATCATTGGTTTGTGCTTGTCCGCCAATAGAAAGCTACGAAGAGCATTTCGCTTAA
- a CDS encoding pyridoxine 5'-phosphate synthase, with amino-acid sequence MAHLSVNINKIATLRNSRGGNNPDLIKVALDCERFGAEGITVHPRPDERHIRYRDVYDLKAVIATEFNIEGNCREQKFVDLVLANKPAQVTLVPDSDGQITSNHGWDTLKHTDYLKEMVGLFKAAGIRVSIFVDPVVEMIEGAALTGTDRIELYTEAYAHNYYENREKAILPYIAAAHKANELGLGINAGHDLDLHNLKYFAQSIPGLLEVSIGHALVCDALYFGMENTIQMYLQQLKS; translated from the coding sequence ATGGCACACCTATCTGTAAATATCAATAAAATTGCTACGCTTCGCAATAGCCGTGGCGGGAATAATCCGGACCTTATAAAAGTGGCTTTAGACTGTGAACGTTTTGGTGCTGAAGGCATAACAGTACACCCCCGTCCTGATGAAAGACATATCCGATACCGGGATGTATACGATTTAAAAGCCGTAATTGCTACAGAATTTAATATTGAAGGCAATTGCAGGGAACAGAAATTTGTAGACCTTGTTCTGGCAAATAAGCCTGCTCAGGTTACATTAGTGCCCGACTCAGATGGACAAATCACTTCCAACCATGGTTGGGACACCTTAAAACATACCGACTATTTAAAAGAAATGGTTGGCCTGTTTAAGGCTGCAGGTATAAGAGTTTCCATTTTTGTAGATCCGGTGGTTGAAATGATTGAGGGAGCCGCCCTGACAGGCACAGACAGAATTGAACTGTATACCGAAGCTTATGCCCACAATTATTACGAAAATAGGGAAAAAGCCATTTTACCTTATATTGCGGCGGCTCATAAAGCCAATGAATTGGGACTGGGCATTAACGCTGGCCACGATCTTGATTTACATAACCTGAAGTATTTTGCACAGAGCATTCCGGGCCTGCTCGAGGTAAGTATTGGCCATGCGTTGGTTTGTGATGCCTTATATTTTGGTATGGAAAATACCATACAAATGTACCTGCAGCAATTGAAATCCTAA
- a CDS encoding polysaccharide deacetylase: MKVYTCRTLKFVGVFCLFLCITLTSRGQITVENYKRYFALVNYENKIQVVLRKFKRENIDSFLIVDPTELVTRIIPVGSLEPKEMSWPNVVENLSASSYIKAINVAMQLSGNLQDAGITHGFPKEKGVTLTIDLCPSHKPLDRIIFTSLMTEFQRVEKPVPIALSVSGRWMLTHGNDLKWLKELVASGDIDITWVNHSYNHWVSTKAPLKTNFLLEPGTDLNFEILGTEIAMIQQGLLPSVFFRFPGLVSDKEVVSRLLSYGIIPVGSDAWLAKGQIANAGSIVLIHGNGNEPVGVKDFIQLLRNKQADVTNKHWLLYDLSGSIEDEFE, from the coding sequence ATGAAAGTTTATACGTGTCGTACTTTGAAGTTTGTTGGGGTCTTTTGCTTATTCCTTTGCATTACATTAACCAGCAGAGGGCAAATTACAGTTGAAAACTATAAGCGGTATTTTGCGCTGGTTAACTATGAAAATAAGATCCAGGTAGTACTGCGCAAATTTAAAAGAGAAAATATTGATTCCTTTTTGATTGTTGATCCTACAGAATTGGTCACCAGAATAATTCCCGTTGGCAGTTTGGAACCGAAAGAGATGAGCTGGCCAAATGTAGTCGAGAATCTCAGCGCCTCGTCTTATATTAAAGCCATTAATGTAGCTATGCAATTATCGGGTAATTTGCAGGATGCCGGAATAACTCATGGCTTTCCAAAAGAAAAAGGGGTAACTTTAACCATTGATCTTTGCCCATCTCATAAACCCCTTGATAGGATTATTTTTACCTCATTAATGACTGAATTTCAGCGAGTCGAAAAGCCTGTTCCGATTGCGCTGTCTGTCAGTGGGAGATGGATGCTTACCCATGGTAATGACTTAAAGTGGCTAAAGGAGTTAGTTGCTTCAGGTGATATCGATATTACCTGGGTAAATCATTCCTACAACCATTGGGTAAGTACTAAAGCTCCACTAAAAACTAATTTTCTATTGGAGCCAGGGACTGATCTTAATTTTGAAATATTGGGCACGGAAATCGCAATGATCCAGCAGGGCTTGCTGCCTTCTGTTTTTTTTAGGTTTCCAGGTTTGGTTTCCGATAAAGAGGTTGTTAGCCGATTGCTCTCTTATGGTATTATCCCGGTTGGCAGCGATGCTTGGTTAGCAAAAGGTCAGATAGCTAATGCGGGCAGTATAGTTTTAATTCATGGCAATGGAAATGAACCGGTTGGTGTTAAAGATTTTATTCAGCTTTTAAGGAATAAACAAGCAGATGTTACCAATAAACATTGGTTGTTATATGATTTAAGTGGAAGTATTGAAGATGAATTTGAATAA
- a CDS encoding mechanosensitive ion channel family protein yields MSAKLHLVFICLLGLSNFAYAQQEAAGFKGYPVIAHADTLFHIKNKLGSLSAAERADRTAAKVEALAEDLLFVPDSLVTEADSTLVAIVYKGDVLLSLSKADADSVKMERTVMAKAYQEIIINNINTYKKNTDLTELLKRGALGLLIIFILGMCIYFLNKYSNRFNAWLRVKLHERISGFKIKNYELINRKNELILIRKFLNLIKIVIILVLVYLTLPIVFRLFPWTKPWSDELIGFVLNPLKNMFSAVIDFIPNLIKIVVIVFVFHYIKKAVKFLADEIETEKLKINGFYSDWARPTYNIVRIVLNAFMLVVIWPAIPGSDSGIFKGISVFLGLLISFGSSSAISNGVAGMVITYMRPFKIGDVVKIGDTSGTVQEKSLLVTRVLTFKNELITIPNSAILNGNTVNYSSMAAQDGLIIHTSVTLGYDILWSQAHELLIGAALASDGVIKEKKPFVLQTSLEDWYVTYELNAYISNPNKMPAIYSEIHKNIHLSFDAAGVEIMSPHYQAIRDGNASTVPDAKES; encoded by the coding sequence ATGTCAGCAAAACTACACCTGGTATTTATATGTCTGTTGGGATTGTCCAATTTTGCTTATGCTCAGCAAGAGGCCGCCGGTTTTAAAGGCTATCCTGTTATTGCGCATGCGGATACGCTATTTCATATTAAGAATAAACTGGGCTCTTTATCGGCAGCCGAGAGAGCCGATCGAACTGCTGCAAAAGTAGAGGCGCTGGCTGAGGATTTGCTATTTGTTCCCGATTCACTGGTTACCGAAGCTGATTCTACTTTGGTTGCGATAGTTTATAAGGGGGATGTATTGTTGAGCCTGTCTAAAGCAGATGCAGATTCTGTGAAAATGGAAAGGACGGTTATGGCAAAAGCTTACCAGGAAATTATCATTAACAACATCAATACTTATAAAAAAAATACAGATTTGACCGAATTGCTGAAGCGTGGTGCCCTGGGTTTGCTCATCATTTTTATTTTAGGAATGTGTATTTATTTCCTGAATAAATATTCTAACCGTTTTAATGCCTGGCTTCGCGTAAAACTCCATGAAAGGATCTCGGGATTTAAGATTAAAAATTATGAACTGATTAACCGGAAAAATGAATTGATCCTGATCAGAAAATTCCTGAATCTGATTAAGATAGTGATCATTCTTGTGCTGGTTTATCTTACGCTTCCTATTGTATTCAGGTTGTTCCCCTGGACAAAACCCTGGAGCGACGAATTGATCGGTTTTGTATTGAATCCGCTGAAAAATATGTTTAGTGCGGTCATTGATTTTATTCCGAACCTCATTAAAATTGTGGTGATTGTTTTTGTGTTTCATTACATCAAAAAAGCTGTAAAATTTTTGGCGGATGAAATTGAGACCGAAAAATTAAAGATCAACGGTTTCTATTCCGATTGGGCAAGGCCAACCTATAACATTGTACGTATTGTATTAAATGCATTTATGCTGGTGGTGATCTGGCCTGCTATTCCGGGATCGGATTCCGGGATATTCAAAGGTATATCTGTATTTCTGGGGCTACTTATTTCTTTCGGCTCTTCATCTGCTATTAGCAATGGTGTTGCAGGGATGGTGATCACTTATATGCGGCCCTTTAAAATTGGTGATGTGGTGAAAATCGGAGATACCAGCGGTACGGTGCAGGAAAAATCGCTGCTGGTGACCCGTGTGTTGACTTTTAAAAATGAATTAATTACCATCCCCAATAGCGCTATTTTAAATGGTAATACCGTTAATTATAGTAGTATGGCAGCTCAGGATGGCCTGATTATTCATACTTCGGTGACTTTAGGTTACGATATTTTATGGAGCCAGGCTCATGAACTATTGATCGGTGCTGCACTGGCCTCCGATGGTGTAATAAAGGAAAAGAAACCTTTTGTTTTGCAGACTAGTCTGGAAGATTGGTATGTGACCTACGAATTGAATGCTTATATTAGCAATCCTAATAAGATGCCAGCTATCTATTCCGAAATTCATAAAAATATCCATCTCTCATTTGATGCGGCAGGTGTCGAAATCATGTCGCCACACTATCAGGCCATCAGGGATGGCAATGCCAGTACAGTACCGGATGCTAAAGAATCCTGA